The Salegentibacter mishustinae genomic interval CCTTCATTTATACTCTAATTTTTCGCAAATATATAAACTAAGTAGAATATTTTTAATTTTTCAGCAAAAAGTTTAGATCTCATAAATAACTCCGGAAGAATGATCTTTTTTAGCGCCGGTAACAGATGTTAATACATTTACCTCATCTCGAAGTTTTAAAACTCCCAGTAAACCGAAAATCAGAGCTTCTTTATAATTAATAATTTCATCTGAAGGAATCGTAAAATGACATTTAGATTCCGTTTTCAAAAGACGCAATAGAAAATTATTAAATGTTCCACCGCCAGTCATTAATACTTTAGTTTCAGGATCATCGTCTAAAGTTTTAGCGATTTGCTGGGCTACGTGCAGGGTATAGGTGTGTAGAATATCTGGAATATTATCTTCATATTTCTCCAGGATTGGAAAAACTGTAGACTTCACCCACTCTATTCCCAAAGATTTAGGTGGTTTTTGAGTATAAAAAGGGAGCTTATTTAACTCCTTGAGCAAATCTTTATTTACTTCTCCGGAAGCCGCTAATTTCCCGCCTTCATCAAATTCTTTTCCTAATTTTTGAGCATAATAATTTATTACGGTGTTTACGGCACAGATATCATAGGCCAGGCGTTTGTTATCTTTTTCGGTAGAAATATTTGCAAATCCGCCTAAGTTCACGCAATATTTATAGTCTGAAAAAAGCAATTGATCTCCAATAGGTACCAATGGCGCACCCTGACCGCCCAATTCTACATCTTGCACTCTGAAATCACAAATCACGGTTTGGCCCGAGAGATAAGCCAGTTCAGGCAAATTACCAATTTGCAGCGTATAGTTATTTTCAGGCTCGTGTTTAATGGTATGGCCGTGACTACAAACTGCATCTATATTTTTTATTTGGTGAGTTTCAATAAAACGGGAAATAATCCCGGCCAGAAAATTGGTGTATTTCTTATTCAATTCTTCCAATCGTTCCTCAGAATAATTAATTGCCTCGGCCAAAGTCTCCTGCCAGTTTAAAGGGTACGGGATGGTTTCAGCCTTTAGTATCTTATAACTCCAGGAGTTTTTAAAATCAAAATTAACATAGACCAGATCGATGCCATCTAAGGAAGTTCCTGACATTACACCAATAACCTTATAGTTTGCTTTTTTCATATTCGTAAAATTTATTAAACTAAATTGAAAATTACACACCAAAACTTTATCTTTGGTGACCAAAATTAGATTTTCCTAAATTAAAATAATAATATGGATTTCAAACTTACAGAAGAACATATAATGATTCGCGATGCCGCGCGTGATTTTGCAAAAACAGAATTACTGCCCGGTGTGATAGAGAGAGATGAGAAACAGGAATTCCCAAAAGAGCTGGTAAAGAAAATGGGAGATCTTGGTTTTCTTGGAATGATGGCTTCTCCAGAATACGGTGGAGGCGGAATGGATACCATTTCTTACATATTAGTAATGGAAGAGCTTTCTAAAATAGATGCGTCTGCATCTGTGATGGTATCGGTGAACAACTCGTTGGTATGCTGGGGACTGGACACCTACGGAAGCGAAGAACAAAAGAAAAAATATTTATCTAAGCTTACTACGGGTGAGAAACTCGGTGCCTTCTGTCTTTCAGAACCTGAAGCAGGAAGTGATGCGACTTCACAACGCACTACCGCTATAGATAAAGGTGACCATTATGTTCTTAACGGAACCAAAAACTGGATCACTAACGGTAGCTCTGCCGATTATTATTTAGTGATCGCCCAAACCGACCGTGAGAAAAAGCATAAAGGAATTAATGCCTTTATTGTAGAAAAAGGAGTAGAAGGTTTCGAAATAGGCCCTAAAGAACAAAAAATGGGAATTCGCGGAAGCGATACACATTCATTAAATTTTAATGATGTAAAAGTTCCAAAAGAGAATAGAATTGGTGAGGATGGTTTCGGATTTAAATTCGCCATGAAAACACTTTCTGGTGGAAGAATTGGAATCGCTGCCCAGGCATTAGGTATAGCTTCGGGAGCTTACGAGTTGGCTTTAGATTATTCTAAACAACGCAAAGCTTTTGGCACCGAAATTTGTAACCACCAGGCAATCGCTTTTAAACTTGCCGATATGTATACTTCCATTGAAGCTTCAAGACATATGGTTATGAGAGCAGCCTGGGATAAAGACCAGGGCCAGAATTATGACCTTACCGGAGCAATGGCGAAAGTATACGCTTCAAAAACTGCAATGGATGTTACCACGGAAGCTGTACAGGTACACGGTGGTAATGGCTATGTAAAAGAATACCACGTAGAACGTTTAATGCGTGATGCTAAAATCACCCAGATTTACGAAGGAACTTCAGAAATTCAAAAAATCGTAATCTCCAGAGGGATTTTAAGAGACTAGTATTTTCCATCTCATTATTTTAAAGCCCGGTTTTTTCCAAACCGGGCTTTTTTATGCCCGAAAATCAACCATAAATTTTATAGAATTTATAATATTAAAGGGGTCAAATTATATAATTATCATTTATAATAATTTTAATTGATTTTACTGAATTTCTTCTTACTTTAAGAGGTGAACGCTTCATATTATTTATCTAATTAGGTAATTTTGAGACGATAACTTAAGGACGAAAAGGACATGAAATTAAAAAAACAGGGGCTCTATTCACCCGAATTTGAGCATGATAATTGTGGAGCAGGATTTATATGTAATCTAAAAGGCAAACGAACAAACGATATTATTCACAAGGCCTTAGATATTCTCATTCGGCTGGAACATAGAGGCGCAGTTAGCGCAGATGGAAAGACTGGTGACGGTGCCGGTATTTTGATAGAAATTCCTCACGATTTTTTTAAAAAAACCTGTGAATTTAAATTACCAGACTTTAAAGAATATGCGGTTGGAATGGTTTTTCTTCCGCAGTCCAAAAATCAGCAAAAAATTTGCCGTGAGATCTTTGAAGAAGAAATCATTGGGCAGGGGCTAAATCTTATTGGCTGGCGTGAAGTGCCTGTAAACAGAGCCTGCCTTGGAAGCATTGCTTCACTCTCTGAACCTAATGCGCAACAGGTCTTTATCGGAAAAGGAGACGATGTTTCTGCTGAAAGTTTTAATGCAAAACTATTTGCAGCCAGAAAGATCGCTGAACATAGAATAGAAAAATCAGAACTTTCTGAATCAGAATATTTTTACCTGCCAAGTTTATCAACCAACACCATTATATACAAAGGTTTGTTGATGCCGCAAGACATAAACGTTTACTATCGCGATCTAAACGAACCAGATGTAGTTACCAAATTGGCACTGGTTCACCAACGTTTCTCCACGAATACTTTCCCAACCTGGGATTTAGCACAACCCTTCCGCTATATGTGCCATAATGGAGAAATAAATACGCTTCGCGGAAATCTTAGTCGAATGAAAGCCCGGGAAGAGCTTTTTGAAAGTGAGAAATTTGGAGAGGATTTAAAAGAAATTATCCCTATTGTTCCCGAAGGAAAATCAGATTCAGCTTCTATGGATATGGTTCTGGAATTGCTTTTACAAACCGGCCGATCTCTACCTGAAGCAATTATGATGATGGTACCTGAAGCCTGGGAGAAAAATCCTTCCATGCAAGATGAGAAAAAAGCATTTTACGAATATAATTCCTGTATTATGGAGCCCTGGGATGGGCCCGCTTCCATTCCATTTACCGATGGAAATTATATTGGTGCACTTTTAGACCGAAATGGTCTTAGACCTTCCCGCTATACCTTAACCAAAGATGGTTATGTAATTATGTCTTCAGAAACCGGGGTATTGGAAATTCAACCCGAAAATGTTGAGCGACACGGAAGGTTAGAGCCGGGAAGAATGTTTTTGGTAGATATGAACGAAGGCCGAATTATCGAAGATAAAGAAGTTAAACAAAAAATAATTTCAGAAAGACCTTATCGCAAGTGGCTTGATGAAAACCTACTAAACCTATCTGAAGTTCCATACACCGGCAACAAAACGCCGGTTGAAAATATTGATATAAATACCCGGCAAAAATTATTCGGTTATACACAGGAAGACATTAAAACCATAATCACCCCAATGGCCACGCAAGGGAAAGAGGCAATTGGTTCTATGGGCGCCGATATTCCACTGGCGGTACTTTCAGATAAATCGCAGCTATTATTCAACTATTTCAAACAATTATTTGCGCAGGTAACCAACCCGCCTTTAGACGGAATTAGAGAAGAGATCGTTACCGATATTAGCCTTTCTATTGGGGAAGACCGAAACTTATTCGATATTATTCCGGAGCAATCCAAGAAATTGAGAATTCAAAATCCCGTTATTTCTAACGAAGATCTAGATAAAATAAAATATATAGAGCATCCAGATTTCAAGACTGCTTCTATTTCAATTTTATACGAAGTCGAAAAAGGCCTTAACGGACTTGAAGCACGTTTAGATGAAATTATTTATGAAATTAATGATGCCGTAGACGATGGTTGTAATGTAATTATTCTTACCGACCGAAATTCAGATTCTAAATTAGCGCCAATTCCTTCGCTTTTGGCTTGTTCATTTGTGCACCATCGCGTGAAGAAATACAACCGAAGATCTTCCTTCGGAATTGTTATCGAATCAGCAGAACCAAGAGAACCGCATCATTTTGCATTATTATTCGGTTATGGTGCCAGCGCGATTAACCCATATATGGTTAACGAAATTATTTACAACCTGGTTGAAGAAAAAGAAATTGAGGTTGAAGATCCTGAAGTTGCCGTTGAGAATTTTAATGTTGCCATTGGAAAAGGGATTGTGAAGATTATGAACAAAATTGGTATTTCTACTCTTCACTCCTATCGTGGTGCTCAAATTTTTGAGATCCTGGGATTAAACCAGAAATTCGTAGATAAATATTTCACCAATACGCCAACCCGAATTGAAGGTATTGGATTGTATGAAATAGAAAAAGAAATTCAAAAACGTTTTGACAACGCCTTTGCGCCTAAGAAAACAGATACCGATCTTGACCTGGAAATTGGTGGAGACTACCGCTGGAGAAGAACAGGAGAAAGACATATGTTCAACCCGGCCAGCGTTGCAAAACTGCAACAAGCGGTAAAACAAAACAGCACTAAAGCTTACGAAGAATATTCAAAATTAATAAACGACCAAAGTGAACGTTTAATGACGCTTCGCGGAATGTTTAAATTCCGTGATTTAAATCCTATTCCGGTTGAGGAGGTTGAGCCCTGGACAGAGATCGTAAAACGATTTAAAACCGGAGCTATGTCTTTTGGCTCTATAAGTAAAGAAGCTCACGAGAACCTTGCAGTTGCAATGAACCGTATGCAGGGAAAAAGCAACTCGGGAGAAGGCGGTGAAGACCCACAGCGTTTTCATAAAGATCTTGATGGAAATTGGAGAAATTCTGCCATTAAGCAGGTAGCTTCGGGAAGATTTGGAGTTTCTATTAATTATTTAAGCAATGCGAAAGAGATTCAAATTAAAATGGCCCAGGGTGCAAAACCCGGGGAAGGTGGGCAATTACCAGGACCAAAAGTAAATCCCGATATTGCTAAAACCAGAAATTCCACTCCTTATGTAGGATTAATTTCACCACCGCCACACCACGATATTTATTCAATTGAAGATCTAGCGCAGCTGATCTTCGACCTTAAAAACGCGAATCGCGAAGCCAGGATCAATGTAAAACTGGTTTCTAAAGTTGGCGTGGGAACTATTGCCGCCGGGGTAGCAAAAGCAAAAGCTGATGTGGTTTTAATTTCAGGTTATGATGGCGGTACGGGAGCTTCTCCCCTAACTTCCCTGCGCCACGCAGGTTTGCCCTGGGAACTAGGAATTGCTGAAGCACAACAAACACTGCTTATCAATAATCTTAGAAATAGAATTGTTGTAGAATGTGACGGCCAGTTAAAAACCGGTCGGGATGTGGCTATCGCCGCGTTGCTGGGAGCTGAAGAATTTGGTTTTTCCACCGCTCCACTTGTAGCTTCTGGCTGTATTATGATGCGCGCCTGCCATTTAAATACCTGTCCCGTGGGAATTGCTACGCAAGATCCTGAACTTAGAAAGAAATTTAAAGGTACTCCTGAAGATGTGATCAACTTTATGTATTTCATCGCCCAGGAATTAAGACAAATAATGGCCGATCTTGGCTTTAGAAGTATCAACGAAATGGTGGGTCAAAGCCAGAAGTTAGATATGAACCGCGCAATTGAACATTATAAAGCACAGGGATTAGATCTTTCTAATATTTTGTATAAGCCGAAAATCGATGAAGATATGCCGCTATACAATACCGAAAACCAGGATCACAACCTGGAAAATGTATTGGATTTTGAAATTTTAAAACAAGCGCATCCAGCTATTTACCGAAAAGAAAAAATGAGCCTGGATTTCCCAATCAGCAATATCAACCGTACAACGGGTGCTATTTTAAGTAATGAAATTTCAAAGATTCACGGCGCAAAAGGTTTGCCTAATGGTACGCTTACTTTAAATTTCACAGGTTCCGGCGGACAAAGTTTTGGAGCATTTGCAACTAAAGGCCTTACGATGAATATTGATGGAAATTCTAACGATTATTTAGGGAAAGGTCTTTCGGGAGCAACTTTAAGTGTTAGAAAACCAAAAGAAGCTTCCTTTAAATCTAATGAAAATGTGATCATTGGGAATGTAGCGCTTTATGGCGCTACAGATGGAGAAGCGTATATCAATGGAATTGGCGGGGAACGTTTCTGCGTAAGAAACTCCGGCGCAAAAGCAGTTATTGAAGGAATTGGCGATCACGGTTGTGAATATATGACCGGTGGAGTTGCTGTAATTTTAGGAACTATTGGAAGAAATTTCGCTGCCGGAATGAGTGGAGGAATCGCCTATATTTATAATCCAGATAACAGCCTGGACAATAATAATTTCAATATGGAAATGATTGGTTTAGAAGATCCTTCCGAAGAAAATAAAGAAGAACTTAAAGAACTTATTTCAAATCACTACCAGTATACCGAAAGTGATGTGGCCAGGGAAATTCTTGAAAATTGGAAAGAGAGTTCTGGCAAATTCATAAAAGTAATGCCTACAGAATTCAAAAAGGCTTTACAGAAAATGGAAGAAGAGAAAATGGAACAAGAACAAAAAGAACTCAAAACAGCATAATTATGGGTAAGATAAGAGGTTTTATGGAATACGACCGTAAGGTTGAAGAGACAGTAGCTGTAGAGAAACGAGTTAAAGATTACAAAGAATTCACGAAAGAAATGTCTCCCGAAGAACTTGGCGTTCAGGGAGCAAGATGTATGGATTGCGGAATTCCGTTTTGCCATAGCGGTTGCCCGGTTGGAAATTTAATTCCGGATTTTAACCACGCGGTTTATAAAAACGACTGGAAAAAAGCGCTCAAAATTCTACACGGAACAAATAACTTCCCTGAATTTACCGGAAGATTGTGCCCCGCGCCTTGCGAATCTGCTTGTGTATTGGGTATTACAGATCCGCCGGTAGCGATTGAACTTATTGAAAAATACATTGTTGAACGCGGATTTAAAGAAGGATGGATCACTCCACAACCTCCAAAATCCAGAACCGGAAAAACCGCAGCTGTAGTAGGTTCTGGCCCAGCAGGTCTTGCAGCGGCACAACAGCTTAACCGTGCTGGTCACGAGGTTACCGTATTTGAACGCGACAATAAAGTTGGCGGATTATTACGCTACGGAATTCCCGATTTTAAAATGGAAAAACATGTAATTGACCGTAGGGTTGATGTTATGAAAGAAGAAGGAATTACATTTAAAACCGGAGTACACGTAGGTGAAAATTATGAAGCCGAAAAACTGAAGGAATTTGATGCTGTAGTACTTTGCGGTGGCGCTACCAAACGCCGTCATTTACCAATTGAAGGTGCCGAAGGCGGTGGTGTTATGCAGGCGATGGATTTTCTAAAAAATAATAATGAAGTTGTAGACGGTTTAAAAGAGCAAACCGAAGAATATTCGGCTAAAGGCAAAAATGTGATTGTAATTGGTGGTGGTGACACAGGTTCTGACTGTGTTGGAACTTCTAATCGACATGGAGCAAAATCGGTTACCAATTTTGAGATCATGCCGGTTCCGGGAGAACATAGAGATAAAGAAAATCCCTGGCCGTATTGGCCGTTCACCTTAAAAACTACTTCTTCTCACGAAGAAGGTGTAGAGCGTAACTGGAGTATTAATACCAAAGAGTTTATTCGGGATAAAGAGGGCAATTTAAAAGCTTTAAAAACCGTAAATATAGAATGGGTAAAAGGTAAAAATGGAAGACCACAACTTAAAGAAGTTGAAGGCTCAGAAAAAGAGTGGCCTTGTGAGCTGGTACTTTTAGCTTTAGGATTTACCGGACCTGAAAAAACATTAAGCGAGCAATTAGGCCTTGAACTGGATAGCAGAACAAATATTAAAGGAGATGATGGCTACCAAACCAACATACCAAATATCTTTACTGCCGGAGATATGCGCCGCGGACAATCCTTAATTGTCTGGGCAATTTCTGAAGGCCGTGAAGCCGCTTATCACGTAGACAAATACTTAATGGGAAAATCTATGTTGCCAAGAAAAGGAGAAGGCGACCTTCCCGCTGCTTAATTTAATTTTTTAAATAAATTGTTGTTTAAGAGCGTCCAGATTTCGGGCGCTTTTATCTTTTTAGGGTGAAATTAGCCCCAAAATGATCACGAGTGCCATCCAACATTTCAAACTCTACTTTAAACCAATAATCATCTGCAGGTAAAGACCGGCCATTATAAGTGCCATCCCAGCCCTGGCCACCGGGCGATAATTCCTTTAATAGTTTTCCGTAGCGATCAAAAATATAAAGTTCTAAAATTTGAATTTCAGCGGTATTAGCAATATTCCAGGTATCATTATATCCATCGCCATTTGGAGTGAAGAAACGCGGATAACCAACTAAATAAAATTCTTCCGAACTAGTAATTCCGCAGCCATTTATTTCGCGGGCGCTAATAGTATGATAACCGGGATTTAAGTTTCTAAAAACCGGATTTTCCTGCCAAACTCCTTCATCTAAGCGATACTCGTAGGTAGTATTATCTCCCAGACCGGGTATGGCTTCTGCAGTAATCACATAGCCTCCCGTAAAATCACTCCCTTCAATTTCAACTACAACACTTTCGGGCCTGGAATAAACAGCAAGATCTGTTTGAAAGCTTACGCTGCATCCAGACTGGGAATTGGTGACAATAAGTTCTATGATTTCAGCCTCTGGAATTTCGGTAAAATCTAATAAAGCATTGGTACTAATCACCGTTCCATTAGCCAGCCACTCGTAAGTATAATTATTCCCAAGATCCTCGCCTATTTCAATTTGTTGAGTGATATCTCCATTAAGATCGACACAAATTATGCTTTCGGTGGGAAGATAATTTTCAGGAAGAAGTTCTACTTCTACATTAAATGAAATTTCCTGGGAAAGGCAACCACTTTCCACTCCTTCTACCTGGGCAAAAATTTCAATAGTTTCTGCAATTGGAAAGCTAGATGGATTTTCAATAGGATTTTCGTCTTCCAGCTCCTGTAAAGATTCATAAAAATTCACTCTATAATTTTCTTCAGAAGTATTTCCGTCTAAAATTTCTGCTGAAGTTAAACTTAGGTCTATACTCGTTTGATTTGGATCGCATATATAGAGATCTTCAGGAGTATTTGCTATTGGCTCACTATAAAAGCTAACTTCAATCTCATCTTCATCTGGACGTAAAGTTTGATTTTCATAAACGATCACTTTATAGCGGCCGGAATCATCTATTGTTAATGTTGATTCTTCCTCCCCTGCTATCAATTGAAAATCGTTCATATTTTCGTCAAAACGGTACCATTCATAAAACGCCACCCCATCTGTGGTGGCATCTAAAGTTGTTTCGGTTTCACCACAAAGCAACCTATCAGGTCCCAGCACCTCGTCTAAAATTCCACAATCTGTAGAGCCGGAATTAGGCTGATTTGCATTGGTTTGCCGTAAACTTATAAACCCGGGAAGCTCTTCATAAT includes:
- a CDS encoding anhydro-N-acetylmuramic acid kinase, whose translation is MKKANYKVIGVMSGTSLDGIDLVYVNFDFKNSWSYKILKAETIPYPLNWQETLAEAINYSEERLEELNKKYTNFLAGIISRFIETHQIKNIDAVCSHGHTIKHEPENNYTLQIGNLPELAYLSGQTVICDFRVQDVELGGQGAPLVPIGDQLLFSDYKYCVNLGGFANISTEKDNKRLAYDICAVNTVINYYAQKLGKEFDEGGKLAASGEVNKDLLKELNKLPFYTQKPPKSLGIEWVKSTVFPILEKYEDNIPDILHTYTLHVAQQIAKTLDDDPETKVLMTGGGTFNNFLLRLLKTESKCHFTIPSDEIINYKEALIFGLLGVLKLRDEVNVLTSVTGAKKDHSSGVIYEI
- a CDS encoding acyl-CoA dehydrogenase; the protein is MDFKLTEEHIMIRDAARDFAKTELLPGVIERDEKQEFPKELVKKMGDLGFLGMMASPEYGGGGMDTISYILVMEELSKIDASASVMVSVNNSLVCWGLDTYGSEEQKKKYLSKLTTGEKLGAFCLSEPEAGSDATSQRTTAIDKGDHYVLNGTKNWITNGSSADYYLVIAQTDREKKHKGINAFIVEKGVEGFEIGPKEQKMGIRGSDTHSLNFNDVKVPKENRIGEDGFGFKFAMKTLSGGRIGIAAQALGIASGAYELALDYSKQRKAFGTEICNHQAIAFKLADMYTSIEASRHMVMRAAWDKDQGQNYDLTGAMAKVYASKTAMDVTTEAVQVHGGNGYVKEYHVERLMRDAKITQIYEGTSEIQKIVISRGILRD
- the gltB gene encoding glutamate synthase large subunit yields the protein MKLKKQGLYSPEFEHDNCGAGFICNLKGKRTNDIIHKALDILIRLEHRGAVSADGKTGDGAGILIEIPHDFFKKTCEFKLPDFKEYAVGMVFLPQSKNQQKICREIFEEEIIGQGLNLIGWREVPVNRACLGSIASLSEPNAQQVFIGKGDDVSAESFNAKLFAARKIAEHRIEKSELSESEYFYLPSLSTNTIIYKGLLMPQDINVYYRDLNEPDVVTKLALVHQRFSTNTFPTWDLAQPFRYMCHNGEINTLRGNLSRMKAREELFESEKFGEDLKEIIPIVPEGKSDSASMDMVLELLLQTGRSLPEAIMMMVPEAWEKNPSMQDEKKAFYEYNSCIMEPWDGPASIPFTDGNYIGALLDRNGLRPSRYTLTKDGYVIMSSETGVLEIQPENVERHGRLEPGRMFLVDMNEGRIIEDKEVKQKIISERPYRKWLDENLLNLSEVPYTGNKTPVENIDINTRQKLFGYTQEDIKTIITPMATQGKEAIGSMGADIPLAVLSDKSQLLFNYFKQLFAQVTNPPLDGIREEIVTDISLSIGEDRNLFDIIPEQSKKLRIQNPVISNEDLDKIKYIEHPDFKTASISILYEVEKGLNGLEARLDEIIYEINDAVDDGCNVIILTDRNSDSKLAPIPSLLACSFVHHRVKKYNRRSSFGIVIESAEPREPHHFALLFGYGASAINPYMVNEIIYNLVEEKEIEVEDPEVAVENFNVAIGKGIVKIMNKIGISTLHSYRGAQIFEILGLNQKFVDKYFTNTPTRIEGIGLYEIEKEIQKRFDNAFAPKKTDTDLDLEIGGDYRWRRTGERHMFNPASVAKLQQAVKQNSTKAYEEYSKLINDQSERLMTLRGMFKFRDLNPIPVEEVEPWTEIVKRFKTGAMSFGSISKEAHENLAVAMNRMQGKSNSGEGGEDPQRFHKDLDGNWRNSAIKQVASGRFGVSINYLSNAKEIQIKMAQGAKPGEGGQLPGPKVNPDIAKTRNSTPYVGLISPPPHHDIYSIEDLAQLIFDLKNANREARINVKLVSKVGVGTIAAGVAKAKADVVLISGYDGGTGASPLTSLRHAGLPWELGIAEAQQTLLINNLRNRIVVECDGQLKTGRDVAIAALLGAEEFGFSTAPLVASGCIMMRACHLNTCPVGIATQDPELRKKFKGTPEDVINFMYFIAQELRQIMADLGFRSINEMVGQSQKLDMNRAIEHYKAQGLDLSNILYKPKIDEDMPLYNTENQDHNLENVLDFEILKQAHPAIYRKEKMSLDFPISNINRTTGAILSNEISKIHGAKGLPNGTLTLNFTGSGGQSFGAFATKGLTMNIDGNSNDYLGKGLSGATLSVRKPKEASFKSNENVIIGNVALYGATDGEAYINGIGGERFCVRNSGAKAVIEGIGDHGCEYMTGGVAVILGTIGRNFAAGMSGGIAYIYNPDNSLDNNNFNMEMIGLEDPSEENKEELKELISNHYQYTESDVAREILENWKESSGKFIKVMPTEFKKALQKMEEEKMEQEQKELKTA
- a CDS encoding glutamate synthase subunit beta, translating into MGKIRGFMEYDRKVEETVAVEKRVKDYKEFTKEMSPEELGVQGARCMDCGIPFCHSGCPVGNLIPDFNHAVYKNDWKKALKILHGTNNFPEFTGRLCPAPCESACVLGITDPPVAIELIEKYIVERGFKEGWITPQPPKSRTGKTAAVVGSGPAGLAAAQQLNRAGHEVTVFERDNKVGGLLRYGIPDFKMEKHVIDRRVDVMKEEGITFKTGVHVGENYEAEKLKEFDAVVLCGGATKRRHLPIEGAEGGGVMQAMDFLKNNNEVVDGLKEQTEEYSAKGKNVIVIGGGDTGSDCVGTSNRHGAKSVTNFEIMPVPGEHRDKENPWPYWPFTLKTTSSHEEGVERNWSINTKEFIRDKEGNLKALKTVNIEWVKGKNGRPQLKEVEGSEKEWPCELVLLALGFTGPEKTLSEQLGLELDSRTNIKGDDGYQTNIPNIFTAGDMRRGQSLIVWAISEGREAAYHVDKYLMGKSMLPRKGEGDLPAA
- a CDS encoding T9SS type B sorting domain-containing protein, yielding MKQGSLLIFCIFLLYGSIQVVFGQGSSCESLDPFCAGNEELVFPNSNINNSNQANGQPGPDYGCLLSQPYPAWFYLQVEQTGDLRFNISQFQNEDGSGSQYDVDYIVWGPFERTDNYCEDESLSAQKIVDCSYEPDTVEQMNILNAEAGEVYVVLITNYEELPGFISLRQTNANQPNSGSTDCGILDEVLGPDRLLCGETETTLDATTDGVAFYEWYRFDENMNDFQLIAGEEESTLTIDDSGRYKVIVYENQTLRPDEDEIEVSFYSEPIANTPEDLYICDPNQTSIDLSLTSAEILDGNTSEENYRVNFYESLQELEDENPIENPSSFPIAETIEIFAQVEGVESGCLSQEISFNVEVELLPENYLPTESIICVDLNGDITQQIEIGEDLGNNYTYEWLANGTVISTNALLDFTEIPEAEIIELIVTNSQSGCSVSFQTDLAVYSRPESVVVEIEGSDFTGGYVITAEAIPGLGDNTTYEYRLDEGVWQENPVFRNLNPGYHTISAREINGCGITSSEEFYLVGYPRFFTPNGDGYNDTWNIANTAEIQILELYIFDRYGKLLKELSPGGQGWDGTYNGRSLPADDYWFKVEFEMLDGTRDHFGANFTLKR